One Carassius auratus strain Wakin chromosome 16, ASM336829v1, whole genome shotgun sequence genomic window carries:
- the LOC113116560 gene encoding cytohesin-2-like, with the protein MTLDSDTYMPKSKAPKMDDVDYIPADLSPEERSELEEIRRRKGALLLEIQRLKEELREAIIEVEGLESSTDGSKTLQKSRHVAMGRKKFNMDPKKGIVFLVENELLRHTSEDIAQFLYKGEGLNKTAIGDYLGERDDFNIKVLQAFVDLHEFTDLNLVQALRQFLWSFRLPGEAQKIDRMMEAFAQRYCHCNPGVFQSTDTCYVLSFSIIMLNTSLHNPNVRDKPSVERFISMNRGINDGGDLPEDLLRNLYDSIKNEPFKIPEDDGNDLTHTFFNPDREGWLLKLGGRVKTWKRRWFILTDNCLYYFEYTTDKEPRGIIPLENLSIREVEDPRKPNCFELYIPNNRGQLIKACKTEADGRVVEGNHMVYRISAPTPEEKDEWIHSIKSAVSVDPFYEMLAARKKRISLKKKEEQP; encoded by the exons TCCCAGCGGACCTGAGCCCGGAGGAGCGCTCCGAGCTGGAGGAGATCCGGCGCAGGAAGGGAGCGCTGCTTCTGGAGATCCAGCGGCTGAAGGAGGAGCTGAGGGAAGCCATCATAGAGGTGGAGGGGCTGGAGAGCAGCACGGACGGCAG taaaacATTACAGAAGAGTCGGCATGTGGCCATGGGCAGGAAGAAATTCAACATGGACCCGAAAAAG GGCATTGTGTTCCTAGTGGAGAATGAGCTTCTTAGACACACTTCAGAGGACATTGCCCAGTTTCTGTACAAAGGAGAAGGACTCAATAAAACTGCAATAGGAGACTATCTGGGAGAAAG AGATGACTTCAATATTAAAGTATTGCAAGCTTTTGTGGATCTTCACGAATTCACGGATCTGAACTTGGTACAAGCCCTTCG GCAGTTCCTGTGGAGCTTCCGCTTGCCCGGCGAGGCTCAGAAGATCGACAGGATGATGGAGGCTTTCGCACAGAGATACTGTCACTGCAATCCTGGAGTCTTCCAGAGCACAG ACACCTGTTACGTGCTGTCGTTTTCCATCATCATGTTGAACACCAGTCTGCACAACCCCAACGTGCGGGACAAGCCCTCGGTGGAGCGCTTCATCAGCATGAACAGAGGCATCAACGACGGAGGAGATCTACCCGAGGATCTGCTCCGA AATCTGTATGACAGCATCAAGAACGAGCCCTTCAAGATCCCAGAGGATGATGGGAATGACCTGACGCACACTTTCTTCAACCCGGACAGAGAAGGCTGGCTCCTCAAACTGG GAGGTCGTGTGAAGACATGGAAGAGACGGTGGTTCATTCTGACTGATAACTGCCTCTATTACTTTGAGTACACAACA gataaGGAGCCCAGAGGCATCATACCATTAGAGAACCTGAGCATTCGAGAGGTCGAAGATCCCAGAAAGCCA AACTGTTTTGAGCTGTACATCCCTAATAACCGCGGGCAGCTGATAAAGGCGTGTAAGACGGAGGCCGACGGTCGAGTGGTGGAGGGAAACCACATGGTGTACCGGATCTCAGCTCCCACCCCGGAGGAGAAGGACGAGTGGATCCACAGCATCAA ATCCGCTGTGAGCGTGGACCCCTTCTACGAGATGCTTGCAGCCAGGAAGAAACGCATTTCTCTAAAGAAGAAAGAAGAGCAGCCCTGA